The DNA region AGGAGCAGAAAACAAGGACAGTGAGTACACGATTCTACTCTGTACCGGCGGACCGGCGGTTCGGATCATCGGAGACTTGAGCGACGAACCGGAAACTGCGAGGCTTGAGTATCAGGACTGGGGCACGGAGTGGACTGACTACCACCTGACCAAAGAGCAAGAGGAGCAGGTGATAGACTACGCTCGCTTTTTCAATTACGAGGACACGCAATGATCAAAGAGGTACAGAACGAACTCGACGACAGCGCACACGTCCAGTGTGGCACCTGTGGCAAACTCGGTCTACGCTTGGAGTGGGCAAGTATAGACGGCGTGTACTATTGCTCCGAGGATATAGTGGGAAAAATACCAGTCTAGCAAACCTGGGAGCCGTCACTATTTGACGGCTACAGAAGGAGTCACTCATGGAACAGAGAGTCATGGAGGAGGCGGAAGCGCTACGGGTACGGTTGGGGTTCGAAAATGTCGAAGTGTCGGAAAACGTAGGGACGATCACAACACCACTACAATCGACCTATGGAATGAGGACAATTCGGGTGCGTAGCACGGCTCGGCTCCTACGGGATAGCCGGCACCCCTACGCAGCAGATACCCTGGGGCGGCGAGGCAATGAACCAGCCGCCCCTTTACCAAGTCAAAATTAGGAGGTCTATGAAAAAAAAGAAACCAGCCCGCACCATGAGCCGACGGGTCCGCGTGGTCTTACGAGATGAAGTCGTGAGCGCGAGGGAATACGCAGCCATGCACGGAGTCCATAAAATCACGGTCAGAAAGTGGATCGAACGGGGCAAGCTCGAAGCGATCAAACGTGATTCGATGCTCCTACTGCAACGGAATACGCCGCCGCCGCGCAGTAGCAGCCCGATCAGCAGTCATCAGGCGTGACTGTTTGGTGAGGAGTTTTTCGACGTGCTCAGCCAAGTCACGCTTACCCGCTTTTCGTAGTTGCTCACCATTATAGTGGAGGTGTACCTTTTCAGGATACGCACTCACAAAGTCGTCATTGACTGTCAAGTGTCCGCGCCGATCCGCGACGTATGGCTGGATCAGGTCTTGGGCGTGTGTCCGGCGATCCTTGCGCCTGGCGTTGTCGAACGCCGGATACCGACCGATCGGGTGTGCGTCCAACCAGGCACGATCAGCTGCCAGACAGTCCGCGCCGCGCATCACGCCATATACTCGATCGAGCGTGGCCGGCTCCTTACGACAATTTGGACACACCACCACGCCGGCGACGATCAGGTCAGGGGATGGTGAACCCCAGGGGAACTTTTGAATTGGCATAGTATCGAAACCATGAATGTCGATCAGATATTCTCAAGGTACAGTTCAAGGGCTGCATAGTCTATTGGTGACTTGTCGATATACTGTGCTTGTAGTCGTAGCTTATCCAGACGTTCCTTTGGAACGACAGTCTGCAACCACTCGTGCGCTTCTATGGGATTCTTGTGCCACCAGAAAATATGGCAACCAGCACAGAGCAGCTTCACATTGTCCAACTCAAACTCCATACGTCGGTATTTGCCCTTTGGATAGATATGTGAGAGGTGAAGTATCTGTGTTTTGCCACATTTCTGGCATATCTCACCATCACGCCGAATCACTGCTTTTCGTAGCAGTGTGTAGAGTCTCGCCTTTTGTGTCTTTGTTGGCTTCATAGTGTCAACTTATGGTGTCAACTTACATAAAATGAAGGGGAGATGATGAGTCTCCCCCGAGATAGAGGGGTAGTCAGTGATCCAAGTCGGTCCCTTGGTAGGAATCGACGAGGATAGTTCCTCACCGGAGGAACCTTACTTTTTCTTCCGCTTGATGGGTGCTCGCTTGATCGGAGTCGGAGCGAGCCTTCGTACTCTCGCCTTACTATTCTTACGAGGCATATCACTCTCCTGCATCCTGTTGTCCTTTGAAATACAGATCGATACCGTTGATCCGCTTCTCTAGGATGGCTCTCAGGTACCCGACCACGACCTTCGCCGTCATCAGGAAGTGACAGGCATGAGCGCTGAACTGTTCAGCACGGAGCTGGCGGTCAATGTTCTCCTGGATATGATCGAGAAGCTCGATCCATCCGACGTACATCGACCGATCCCGCAGTTTGAGTTCAGCGATCTGAGGTTTCTGCTTGGGCGTTGGAGCTCGGAAGCTCATGCGTCCACGTTTGACTTCACACCCGATGACAGTCTCCTCGAACACGAGGCCACAAGCCAGACAAGCATCGTGATCGTAGATGATACCACCACTGACTACCGTATCGCCAGCGATGAGGTCGTGTGAACTGTTGCATTGAAGACAGACCTTTACGTTCCACATCGCTTCCGATGCTTTCTCCGCTTGTTATAGCGCATCAGGTGCCACCTCCTTCCGGCCGTTCGATGATTACCCTGCCATCTTTCTTGCAGAACCACGCGAAGTAGCGAAAGGTAGTGTTGACCCCGTCCACCAGCAGCTCGCTCCGTTGCATGACTCTGCCACACTGACAGTTCATACTCCGGTGAAGCCGTCTGGGGCGGATGGAGACGATGATCTTCCGTTCCTTTGCCAAGTGAGCACTCTCCTTACTCCATGGTGCTCGAATCGTACCTCGTCGCAGAGAAGCACCATCATCAGATGGCCCCTGCCCCGTTCAGCGAGCGATCCAAGAAGTTGTTGCATCCGCTCAGCGGCGTCAGGGATTTCGAGAATCCCGTCAGACCGCCAGGGCGGACCGGAGTCGTGGACGATGATCTGAACGAAGTCAGGTGTCACCGTCGCCTGTAGAAAGATCGAGCGTCGCAAGTCCATACCCAACTGAAACTCTCGAATGTTCGAAAGCGTCTCCTTCAGGACCAAGGCGATGCGTTCTGCAAGCTCATTCTCGATCTGGGCTTCCACGATGGAAAACCACTGATCAAACGACCGATAGTCATAGGCTGGCCTAGAGATGCTGAACTGCGTTGGACTCACTCCCTTCGATACCGCCAACGAATGTCGTCAAATTACTACCCCTGTTGTAAAGTAGTGCCTAGAGTACCTGTCGCTCTAAGCACGTGTCCCACCAGAGATGGGGAAAGCTCTGGGGGGACACCTACCGACGACGTTTGGATAGTTTTCTCAATGTTGTATATATTTGTCTGCACCAACTGTTTAGAAACTGTACAGTACTACCAAGGAGCATCGACAAGAATATCACTACTGGTAGGCCGCAAACCACGAATAAGATTCCCAGCCATATCTCTACCCACATCTGTCCTCCCAAAAAAATATAGCAACCCCAGAGCCATAAGGCCCAGCGGGATTGCTACTGCGATTCGTTCCATAGTGTTCCCCTACAGACACAGTATACCACGTCACTTGCACTCCCAAGCACCGTATCCGTGATTCTGTATGTACTTCATTCCAACGATGATCTGTGCAGATGGGTCCCCACGGAACGAGTCGGGGTCAATCCCGACCTCTCTGGCGGCGACTGCCCACGTACTCGAAAGGAACTGAAAGATTCCTCGGGCCGAACTGTGTTTGTTCTGTGCTCGATAGTTATAGCCGCTCTCGCAGGCAGCAATACGAAGCATTCGTGCTTCTTCGAGACCAAGTGTACGGGCTGCAAGAGAGAGGGTAACCTTGATTTCTTCTCGACTCGGGTCATCTGACAAACTGAAGAGAAGCTCAGAGTCTGGTTGAGGTTCAGTGACGGTGTGTATCGGAGGATCGTCAGAACCTGGTTGTGCGCCACCCTCTCCTCCCGCTGGACTGGGTGCGAAGAGAGTTACCGCGAGGGCTGCTACCATAGCGATGCGCCCTACCTGACGTAGCGTCATGTACTTTGATTATACTACAAATCTCCATTTCCATAGCTCAAAGTAAGTGGCGACCAGTTCCCGTGAGTCGATCCAAATGAATGGGTTCTGCCCCCACACCTATAATCCAATCATAGTTGTGTTTTACGCCTCGCTCACGGCCGTAAAGGGTGGGTCTTCAGTCGAGTCACACACCTACTGTGAACTGAGGATTGTAAACCTATTGTAAACTATCCTTCTCAATTCTCTCCCGCTCAGCAGCAATCTTTCTCTTAGCCCAATGCAATTCCTTGATTCTTGCTCCAATAGTCTTGCCATTTTCATGCTGGTTACCAGATGCCATAACTAACTTATGCTCCTTTTCTGAAATCAAACCTTCTAATCGGTCTAGCAGCTCTACCTGAGCGACTTTGACCTTGGATTCAATAAACTTCCGAATTGCTCGAAGCACCTCAGGGTTATGATCCACATTCACCGTGATGAAGTCCCAGTCTTCCTCGATCTCTTGATCTTCAAGTCGCAACGTCTCTGTCTGTGGGTTAGGTTTACTCATCCTGCTCCTTCCCCACCTTGATGGAACTAAGCAACAAACTATCAGGAGTCTTCTGAACATTCGATTGGAACGGTGACTCAATGTAGATGTCTAGACTTTCATTGTTTGGGACGTTGAGTACCTTACGAATAAGTTGATCCAACTCATACTTGGTGAACGAAACCTTCATTTGTCCTCACTTTCCTTGTTCGCTAACTGTCTAGCTAGTGCTTCAAAGCCATTCTCTTTGAGCCACTGGAGTTTCTTCTGCTCCTCACTTTGCTTGATGCCAAGGATACCCATGAGGTCGTCTACACTAGTCATACTTGTCCTTTCTCCAGCTCGGCCTCGATCAATACCCGCCAGTCATTACTGTAGGCTAGTTCGTCGGCGAATTGTTTGCGGGATCGCTCCTCTGCCTCTTTGATCCGCTCCTCTTCTCCGTGAAGCATGTAGGTGTTGGCTGCTCTCGCGTACCCTCGCTGCTCGGCGGCTTGGATCAGCTCTACAACGTCATCAACCCGTGTTCTCCAAGCTCTGCACCCACAACACTGAGCTGTTATTCTCAACACTTTACTGACTTGTTCCCGCAGCTCTTCA from Candidatus Eisenbacteria bacterium includes:
- a CDS encoding ATP-binding protein, with the translated sequence MAVSKGVSPTQFSISRPAYDYRSFDQWFSIVEAQIENELAERIALVLKETLSNIREFQLGMDLRRSIFLQATVTPDFVQIIVHDSGPPWRSDGILEIPDAAERMQQLLGSLAERGRGHLMMVLLCDEVRFEHHGVRRVLTWQRNGRSSSPSAPDGFTGV
- a CDS encoding transglycosylase family protein, with amino-acid sequence MVAALAVTLFAPSPAGGEGGAQPGSDDPPIHTVTEPQPDSELLFSLSDDPSREEIKVTLSLAARTLGLEEARMLRIAACESGYNYRAQNKHSSARGIFQFLSSTWAVAAREVGIDPDSFRGDPSAQIIVGMKYIQNHGYGAWECK